The sequence below is a genomic window from Pithys albifrons albifrons isolate INPA30051 chromosome 21, PitAlb_v1, whole genome shotgun sequence.
gctggaagcGAACCTCAGCGTCCCGCGCCCAGTAGGTCCCACTGCACACCACTGTCCAGTCGTCCAGGTAGTCGCCCTCGCCGGCCTCCCCAAAAGCACTCACCTCCTGGGGGTGAAGAAGAGCTCATTTTGGGGCagggatgaagacagaggggaCTTGGGGGCTGACGTGGGCAGACAAAGGGGCTGGGGGCCGAGGAGAGACCTGTTTGTGACAGAAGCTCTGTGGGGCTTTGGAGGGTCTGGTTGGGATTCAGGCACTGATGGGGCATGGGAAGCTGGTGGGGACTGGGGAACACGGTAGGACTGGTAGGGACCCAGCTGGGATTAGGGAAAAAGGCAGTGGTGGTAGGGACATGGGAGAAAAGACGGACACATCTGAACTGAGGAAGAAGGTGGGATGGGTGAGGACATGGGGGACATGACTGGGGCCATGGCATTAAGAAAGTACTGGTAGGGAAACAAGGGGCCTGGTTGGGACTGGTAGGGACAGGGAGAGCCCAGAAGGTACTGGGGAATAGGATGGGACTGGCGGTGACACTGGGGACAAAGGGGACCCAGGAGGGACTGACAGGGCCAGGAAGAGCCCAGCAGGGGCTCAGGGGACCCGGCCGGGGCGGTCACAAGGGGTCGTGCCCCGGGAGCAATGCTGAGCCCAGGGCGCAGGGCTGGTCCCGGCCGGTACCTGGTTCCCGGAGAGCGGGGAGGCGAAGCGGTGGCTGTGCAGGTTGCGGCCGGTGCCCAGGTGCGTGAGGCGGATGGCCTGTCCGCAGCGCACCGGCGTGCCCCGCGGGCACCCCGCGGCCGTGCGGCCCCGCACCCGCCAGTAGCTGTTTCCGTCAtccgccgccgccaccgccgtCACCGACTGCTGCCCGCTGCCTGCGGAGGGAGAGCGGCCGTGAGCCGGGGCGCGGCGGGGACCGAGCGGGGCCGAGCGGGGCCGCGCGTCCCGTTACCGGAGCCGTAGCGCACATCGTGCGAGTGCAGCCGCACGTTGTGCCGCACATTGAGCAGCTTCAGCACGGAGCCGCAGGTGACGGGTGCGGGGCCGGCGCGCCCCGCCGCGCCCACcgccaccagcagcaccagcagcggCGCCGCCTCCATGGCGCAGGAAGCGGAAGCGCCGCCGCTCCGCCCGCCGGGAGGCCGCGGATCGCCCGCTCCGCCCCCGcgagcgccgccgccgccgccgcctccatTTTCCCTCGGCCCTTCGGGTAAGGCCCCGGCGGGGAGCGGGGGGCATTTACCGGGGTAGCGGCGCGGGGGGGCGGTCCCAGCGCGGCTCCGAGCCCTGGTGAGGCGGCAGGGACACCGCGGGTTCCGGGGCGGCAGGAGCGGCAGGAGCGGcagcgccgggccgggccgggcccggcccggtgTGGGCCGCGGgtggggcgggccgggccgggccgggccgggccgggccggggtgCCGGTCCCTGGAGGTGCCGTAACCGCCGGTCCCTGGAGGTGCCGCAGCCGCCGGTCCGGTCCGGGCCCGGTGCGGGCCGTGGGTGGGGCGGCAGGAACGGGGTGCCGGTCTCGGGTCCCGGGTCGTGCCGCAGCCCAGCATGGAGCGGGCCCGGTGTGGGCCGCGGGtggggcgggcagggccggggtgCGGGTGTCGGGGCCCGGCCGGGTGCGGGATGCGGCGGGCGcggtgcggggccggggcggggaaggaggagcagcagcggGTGCTCCCTGCGGTGCGGGAAGGGGTCACACCGGCATCCTCGGAGGCGCGGCTGCCCTGGAGCCCCGCACGCTGCTCCACAGGGGCGGCTCCCGCACCGCTGCAGTGGGTTTCCCGAACTTCTGCCAAGGTCCTCCCTGAAAAGGCGAGGGCCGCCAGTCTGGGAAGGTCCTTTTGGGTTTAATAAGTTACTAAAAGGTGGCAAAAAAGGTAGGGTTGAGTGATTGGTGCTCACAGTGGAGCGAGTTATTGTGGAATTTCACTGTCATCTttgctaccttttttttttccgctgctgtttttttttctgcatatggTGATGTGGAGAAGGAAAATTTACTACTAAGTTGTCTAGGATGGCTAAACTGGAGTGTGGAGTTGCAAAGAGCAGATAATACTGGGTGGGAGTGCTGGTGTGGTAAATGAGATATAATGGCAAGGGTGTAATGAAGGTAACAAAACGCCCCAACAATTGACTCTACATCCTCTCGTCCTATTCAGGGAAGAGCTGTTGGTGTCTTGgcaattgtttcttttaaaagaacttcAACAGCCCACTGTAGCCTAGAAGGGATATTTTGGAATTACTTTAAAGCAGCAGAGAATGAGATAGAAAACATCATTATGCAGCTGCATGAGGGGTTGGCAGTTTGTGCAGTGTTAGACCATCCCAAAGGGGAGCATTGGAaaaggcaggggcaggaacaggatGGATGAGCAAGTTTTTTGGCAAGCAGAgccttcctttcctcagcttAGAGGAGAAGGTTGCTGTTAGGAGATATCATGCAGGTGTGTGAAGTCAGGGGCAGGTCAGATAAAGCAAGGAGGGAACatcaattttctgtttcttacagGAAATTATGATGCAGCAGGGCTAAAACAAACAGGAGGAAGTGCTGTTTCACACAACATGCCATTAAATGTGTCACTCTGCCACAGGACATGCTGCCATCGGGGGTGGTGGGACCAGCGGGAGCATTAAAGCCACAAAGCAGGTGTGGGAAGTTCCTGAGCTGTGGGGTCTGCTTGGCTGGATTTCCCTGTGCAGCATCGTTGGTCTCCAGTCATCCCTTCCCCCTCAGCACAGCTACCACTGAGCAAGGTGGAAGCAGCTGTTTTAGGTGCTGGTTTCAGAAATCTGTAAAATACCTATAAATGCTATATATAAAACTGTATGTTGGTGATGTCAGGGCAGGCAGTTGACATCAACCCTGCAGCAGTTCTGTGGATGGTAGGGAATGGCTGGCAGGTATCTGAATGTCTGATTTCTAAAATTCTCAGATTCCTCACAAAGCAGCACTTGTTCCAAAGGCCTGGCCTGACATGACCAGGAGGAATGTCCATCCTGGTCCTGACCTGACCAGGGCTCTCCAGCCTCAGTACTGACAGTGAAGAGCTGTCTGCTTCAGGCATCCAGGTAAAAGGAGCATGTGGGTGCTGGGTGATTGCCATGGTGCCCTTTTGCTGAGCAAAGTGCAGACACCCTGATGGAAACAGCTGCACTGGCCCACTGATCTTTGGTGTTTAGACCCTCCTCAGGCCACACAAATGGGGCACTCCCTGTGTGACCCCCACACCGAGCTCTGCCTCTGTCCCTCCACCCGTGCTGGCTGCAGCCTTTGCCTGCCTCCCTGGCCTGCTTTGTTTCAAATTAGGGCCTGTCTGGCACAGAGGGTGAGAGACACACCTGGACTCCATATCTAATTCAACATCTTTCTTCTGTTCTCCGTGCTCAGTGAcatccctgctgtcctgaggTGGATTtcagtggagctgtgctgtgggtggtGAGCTTGTGTGGAACCTGTTTGGCTGGATCATTGTAAGATGGCTTTCCTAAGTCCTACCTGTTCCCTGTGTCCACACAAGTTTGATCTGACATGGACTGAAATTGCCAGGAAATGAGGAAGAAGGTTGGAATTGTGAGTGAAACACTTCACTGGCAGAGATCAGTGAAATTCTGTGTGGTAATatgatgagggttttttttcttgctatgtTTGTATGTTGATCATGGGCAGGAGATAAATAAGGTTATTAGACTTAGAAATGCTCTAGGAAAAGCCAGTCAACCTGCAGTTTATGTATGTTAATAAACCTGATGAATACCTGTAGCAAAAGAATTGGTGACAAAGCGTGAAGTTGGCATAATATTCATGCATGGGCAGCTAAATATAATCCCTGTTCCCTTTTTGTATGTAGTCACACAGCTCATCAGTGACGTTTGGTTCAGGAACATGCATTTAACTGTCATCTCTGCTACCCTCTGAGGTGTTAGTT
It includes:
- the SDF2 gene encoding stromal cell-derived factor 2, with protein sequence MEAAPLLVLLVAVGAAGRAGPAPVTCGSVLKLLNVRHNVRLHSHDVRYGSGSGQQSVTAVAAADDGNSYWRVRGRTAAGCPRGTPVRCGQAIRLTHLGTGRNLHSHRFASPLSGNQEVSAFGEAGEGDYLDDWTVVCSGTYWARDAEVRFQHSSTAVFLSVTGEQYGRPIQGQKEVHGMATTSHSNYWKAMEGIFMQPSEAFKVEQYHAEL